One segment of Solanum stenotomum isolate F172 chromosome 1, ASM1918654v1, whole genome shotgun sequence DNA contains the following:
- the LOC125869605 gene encoding AP-5 complex subunit mu isoform X1 — MPSSCSIRALWILTNQDTIVFSRRFPVVEKRWRAACERDKSCKEDDLKYNVAPSLPTDSEIADAFVDRKKREGSARGFGIRINQSVEGSDSWVDDPITRHIISLCTKNEEEKNLVLWPLVLHIKGHYCILVLPLVEPDHLKTYTRMCKRSDCGNAVGADESLSPLLLNLPSITGAFMVGHMIGDIITGDVTEPEIVISASPSVGGLLDSLTGSIGISARAKPVAAPVAGSTASGAATSGAMASDAPKIGLRSLDRDAIRSFISSAMPFGTPLDLNYTNISAVKINGFSSADIPPADQKQPAWKPYLYRGKQRILFTIHETVHAAMYDRDEIPDSKKISGQVNCRAELEGLPDVMFPLIGLDTARVELLSFHPCAQVPDHGNEKQSLMFSPPLGNFVLMRYQAFCGMGPPIKGFYQLSMVSENEGAFLFKLRLMEGYRAPLSMDFCTVTMPFPRRRVLSFDGTPSIGTVSVAEHLVEWKIITTGRGISGKSVEATFPGTVKFAPWQPQRLPTSGAVLGNMEDEESDAETESTNNMANVEDLLMEKMNKDLQAVDLEEPFCWQAYDYAKVSFKIMGGSLSGMSIDPKSVSIFPAVKAPVEFSTQVTSGDYILWNTLGKCPVAATPKA, encoded by the exons ATGCCGAGTTCGTGTAGTATCAGAGCTCTCTGGATCCTCACCAATCAAGACACCATTGTTTTCTCCCG GAGATTTCCGGTGGTGGAGAAGCGGTGGCGGGCGGCATGTGAGAGAGATAAGAGTTGTAAGGAGGATGATTTGAAATATAATGTGGCGCCTTCTCTTCCTACTGATTCAGAGATTGCTGATGCTTTCGTTGACCGCAAGAAAag GGAGGGATCTGCTCGTGGATTTGGCATTAGGATAAATCAGTCAGTTGAAGGTTCAGATTCATGGGTTGATGATCCGATTACGCGCCACATAATAAGTTTGTGCACTAAAAATGAAGAGGAAAAGAATCTTGTTTTGTGGCCACTTGTTTTGCACATAAAGGGACACTACTGTATCCTCGTACTGCCTTTAGTGGAACCAGATCATCTAAAAACATATACAAGGATGTGTAAAAGATCTGACTGTGGAAATGCTGTTGGAGCTGATGAAAGTTTATCCCCCCTCCTGCTTAATCTTCCATCAATCACAGG GGCATTTATGGTGGGTCACATGATAGGAGACATCATAACAGGCGATGTGACAGAACCTGAAATAGTCATAAGTGCATCTCCATCAGTGGGTGGGTTGTTGGATTCTCTCACTGGAAGTATTGGTATTTCAGCAAGAGCAAAACCTGTAGCTGCTCCAGTTGCAGGATCAACAGCTTCTGGAGCTGCTACAAGCGGAGCAATGGCATCTGATGCTCCAAAGATTGGTTTGAGGTCTCTGGATAGAGATGCGATTCGCTCTTTCATAAGCAGTGCAATGCCTTTTG GCACCCCTCTGGATCTTAACTACACCAACATTTCAGCAGTTAAGATAAATGGATTTTCTTCAGCAGATATCCCTCCTGCAGATCAGAAGCAGCCAGCATGGAAACCTTATCTTTATAGAGGGAAGCAGAGAATTCTGTTTACAATTCACGAGACAGTCCATGCTGCCATGTATGATCGCGATGAAATTCCAGATAGCAAAAAGATTTCAGGTCAAGTTAACTGTCGAGCGGAATTAGAAGGGTTGCCTGATGTGATGTTTCCACTAATAGGTTTGGACACTGCTCGTGTTGAGCTGTTATCCTTCCACCCCTGTGCTCAAGTTCCAGACCATGGTAATGAGAAGCAATCACTTATGTTCTCACCACCATTAGGAAATTTTGTATTGATGCGTTATCAGGCATTTTGTGGTATGGGACCTCCAATTAAGGGTTTTTATCAGCTTTCAATGGTTTCTGAAAATGAAGGTGCATTTTTGTTTAAGTTACGGCTCATGGAAGGTTATAGAGCTCCTCTGTCAATGGATTTCTGTACTGTGACAATGCCCTTCCCTAGGAGAAGGGTACTTTCTTTTGATGGCACACCTTCTATTGGAACAGTTTCAGTTGCTGAACACTTGGttgaatggaaaattataaCGACTGGTCGAGGAATTTCAGGAAAAAGTGTTGAGGCAACATTTCCAGGAACAGTGAAGTTTGCTCCATGGCAACCTCAAAGATTGCCTACCTCAGGGGCAGTACTTGGGAATATGGAAGATGAAGAGAGTGATGCCGAAACAGAGTCAACAAATAATATGGCAAATGTGGAAGATCTCTTGATGGAAAAAATGAATAAGGATCTTCAAGCAGTTGATTTGGAGGAGCCATTTTGCTGGCAAGCATATGATTATGCTAAA GTATCTTTCAAGATAATGGGAGGATCATTATCAGGAATGTCTATTGATCCAAAATCT GTAAGCATTTTCCCTGCTGTTAAAGCACCCGTGGAATTTTCAACTCAG GTGACTTCTGGGGATTATATTTTGTGGAACACATTAGGAAAATGTCCGGTTGCTGCCACACCCAAAGCATAG
- the LOC125869605 gene encoding AP-5 complex subunit mu isoform X3, whose product MPSSCSIRALWILTNQDTIVFSRRFPVVEKRWRAACERDKSCKEDDLKYNVAPSLPTDSEIADAFVDRKKREGSARGFGIRINQSVEGSDSWVDDPITRHIISLCTKNEEEKNLVLWPLVLHIKGHYCILVLPLVEPDHLKTYTRMCKRSDCGNAVGADESLSPLLLNLPSITGAFMVGHMIGDIITGDVTEPEIVISASPSVGGLLDSLTGSIGISARAKPVAAPVAGSTASGAATSGAMASDAPKIGLRSLDRDAIRSFISSAMPFGTPLDLNYTNISAVKINGFSSADIPPADQKQPAWKPYLYRGKQRILFTIHETVHAAMYDRDEIPDSKKISGQVNCRAELEGLPDVMFPLIGLDTARVELLSFHPCAQVPDHGNEKQSLMFSPPLGNFVLMRYQAFCGMGPPIKGFYQLSMVSENEGAFLFKLRLMEGYRAPLSMDFCTVTMPFPRRRVLSFDGTPSIGTVSVAEHLVEWKIITTGRGISGKSVEATFPGTVKFAPWQPQRLPTSGAVLGNMEDEESDAETESTNNMANVEDLLMEKMNKDLQAVDLEEPFCWQAYDYAKVSFKIMGGSLSGMSIDPKSVSIFPAVKAPVEFSTQVTSGDYILWNTLGKCPVAATPKA is encoded by the exons GAGATTTCCGGTGGTGGAGAAGCGGTGGCGGGCGGCATGTGAGAGAGATAAGAGTTGTAAGGAGGATGATTTGAAATATAATGTGGCGCCTTCTCTTCCTACTGATTCAGAGATTGCTGATGCTTTCGTTGACCGCAAGAAAag GGAGGGATCTGCTCGTGGATTTGGCATTAGGATAAATCAGTCAGTTGAAGGTTCAGATTCATGGGTTGATGATCCGATTACGCGCCACATAATAAGTTTGTGCACTAAAAATGAAGAGGAAAAGAATCTTGTTTTGTGGCCACTTGTTTTGCACATAAAGGGACACTACTGTATCCTCGTACTGCCTTTAGTGGAACCAGATCATCTAAAAACATATACAAGGATGTGTAAAAGATCTGACTGTGGAAATGCTGTTGGAGCTGATGAAAGTTTATCCCCCCTCCTGCTTAATCTTCCATCAATCACAGG GGCATTTATGGTGGGTCACATGATAGGAGACATCATAACAGGCGATGTGACAGAACCTGAAATAGTCATAAGTGCATCTCCATCAGTGGGTGGGTTGTTGGATTCTCTCACTGGAAGTATTGGTATTTCAGCAAGAGCAAAACCTGTAGCTGCTCCAGTTGCAGGATCAACAGCTTCTGGAGCTGCTACAAGCGGAGCAATGGCATCTGATGCTCCAAAGATTGGTTTGAGGTCTCTGGATAGAGATGCGATTCGCTCTTTCATAAGCAGTGCAATGCCTTTTG GCACCCCTCTGGATCTTAACTACACCAACATTTCAGCAGTTAAGATAAATGGATTTTCTTCAGCAGATATCCCTCCTGCAGATCAGAAGCAGCCAGCATGGAAACCTTATCTTTATAGAGGGAAGCAGAGAATTCTGTTTACAATTCACGAGACAGTCCATGCTGCCATGTATGATCGCGATGAAATTCCAGATAGCAAAAAGATTTCAGGTCAAGTTAACTGTCGAGCGGAATTAGAAGGGTTGCCTGATGTGATGTTTCCACTAATAGGTTTGGACACTGCTCGTGTTGAGCTGTTATCCTTCCACCCCTGTGCTCAAGTTCCAGACCATGGTAATGAGAAGCAATCACTTATGTTCTCACCACCATTAGGAAATTTTGTATTGATGCGTTATCAGGCATTTTGTGGTATGGGACCTCCAATTAAGGGTTTTTATCAGCTTTCAATGGTTTCTGAAAATGAAGGTGCATTTTTGTTTAAGTTACGGCTCATGGAAGGTTATAGAGCTCCTCTGTCAATGGATTTCTGTACTGTGACAATGCCCTTCCCTAGGAGAAGGGTACTTTCTTTTGATGGCACACCTTCTATTGGAACAGTTTCAGTTGCTGAACACTTGGttgaatggaaaattataaCGACTGGTCGAGGAATTTCAGGAAAAAGTGTTGAGGCAACATTTCCAGGAACAGTGAAGTTTGCTCCATGGCAACCTCAAAGATTGCCTACCTCAGGGGCAGTACTTGGGAATATGGAAGATGAAGAGAGTGATGCCGAAACAGAGTCAACAAATAATATGGCAAATGTGGAAGATCTCTTGATGGAAAAAATGAATAAGGATCTTCAAGCAGTTGATTTGGAGGAGCCATTTTGCTGGCAAGCATATGATTATGCTAAA GTATCTTTCAAGATAATGGGAGGATCATTATCAGGAATGTCTATTGATCCAAAATCT GTAAGCATTTTCCCTGCTGTTAAAGCACCCGTGGAATTTTCAACTCAG GTGACTTCTGGGGATTATATTTTGTGGAACACATTAGGAAAATGTCCGGTTGCTGCCACACCCAAAGCATAG